A portion of the Falco naumanni isolate bFalNau1 chromosome 9, bFalNau1.pat, whole genome shotgun sequence genome contains these proteins:
- the ARL3 gene encoding ADP-ribosylation factor-like protein 3, producing MGLLSILRKLKSTPDQEVRILLLGLDNAGKTTLLKQLASEDISHITPTQGFNIKSVQSQGFKLNVWDIGGQRKIRPYWRNYFENTDILIYVIDSADRKRFEETGQELAELLDEEKLSGVPVLIFANKQDLLTAAPASEIAEGLNLHTIRDRVWQIQSCSALSGEGVQDGMNWVCKNVNAKKK from the exons GGTTTACTGTCAATCCTGCGTAAACTGAAAAGCACCCCAGACCAGGAGGTGAGAATTCTCCTCTTGGGACTGGATAATGCAGGCAAGACCACACTCCTGAAACAGCTGGCATCAGAGGACATCAGCCACATCACACCAACACAG GGCTTCAACATCAAAAGTGTACAGTCTCAAGGCTTCAAGCTGAACGTATGGGACATAGGCGGACAGAGGAAGATCAGGCCGTACTGGAGaaactattttgaaaacactgataTCCTT atctaTGTCATTGACAGTGCAGATAGGAAGAGGTTTGAAGAAACGGGTCAG GAGCTGGCTGAGCTTTTGGATGAAGAAAAGCTTAGTGGAGTCCCCGTGCTCATATTCGCTAACAAGCAGGATTTGCTGACAGCTGCCCCTGCTTCGGAGATTGCTGAGGGACTGAACCTACACACAATTCGGGACAGAGTCTGGCAGATCCAGTCTTGTTCTGCTCTTTCAGGAGAGGGAGTACAG